The proteins below come from a single Gordonia pseudamarae genomic window:
- a CDS encoding amidohydrolase family protein — MSVTYLGHIVHIAGSPDVTGAREALTTFPDGALVVDDTGLITYCGSRRDAPTDDTGTVVDHRGSFLLPGFVDTHIHFPQTYSLDAYGGGQLLEWLDSCIFPAEARLADPEFAARIARDFVTARIRSGTTAAMVFGSAFPDAQDALFTQTRRAGLRLVSGRGIQTVGPPSATPLLTSEHKAIELCADEIDRWHGDDSSLLQVAIVPRFTLSVSTETLAGLGELYDDVRARGVFVHSHLNENNRPGTGEIDVVKRLFSVETYLDTYDGRFLPGSRVGGSSLLGRRTIMAHAVHCTDDELTRMAETGTSIAHCPVSQQFLGSGTMPWRRTVAAGVTVAAGTDVGAGDEWLIPQVLGCAFKVHLSEPGDDAVALHPAELLFTGTLSGARALDAEARFGNFDTGKEADFLVVDPTRWEPLERLLSNAVHADDDESARDRLLFALLLGMREPAITEVYVRGSRVVEPDPLRA, encoded by the coding sequence ATGAGCGTCACCTATCTCGGCCACATCGTCCATATCGCCGGTTCCCCCGATGTCACCGGCGCGCGTGAGGCACTGACAACGTTCCCCGACGGCGCGCTGGTCGTCGACGACACCGGTCTGATCACCTATTGCGGGTCGCGCCGGGATGCCCCCACCGATGACACCGGAACCGTGGTCGACCACCGCGGATCGTTCCTGCTGCCCGGCTTCGTCGACACCCACATCCACTTCCCGCAGACCTATTCGCTCGACGCCTACGGCGGTGGACAGCTGTTGGAGTGGCTCGACTCGTGCATCTTTCCCGCCGAGGCCCGGCTCGCCGACCCCGAGTTCGCCGCCCGCATCGCCCGCGACTTCGTGACCGCCCGCATCCGCTCGGGCACCACCGCCGCGATGGTGTTCGGATCGGCCTTTCCCGACGCCCAGGACGCCCTGTTCACCCAGACCCGGCGCGCCGGGCTGCGACTGGTGAGCGGGCGCGGCATTCAGACCGTGGGACCGCCCTCGGCCACGCCGCTGCTGACCTCGGAGCACAAGGCGATCGAGTTGTGCGCCGACGAGATCGACCGATGGCACGGCGACGACTCGTCGTTGCTGCAGGTGGCGATCGTGCCCCGGTTCACCCTGTCGGTGTCCACCGAGACACTTGCCGGCCTCGGAGAGCTGTACGACGATGTGCGCGCACGTGGGGTGTTCGTGCACTCGCATCTCAATGAGAACAACCGGCCCGGTACCGGCGAGATCGACGTGGTCAAGCGCCTGTTCTCCGTCGAGACCTACCTGGACACCTACGACGGCAGGTTCCTGCCCGGATCGCGGGTCGGCGGATCGAGTCTGCTGGGGCGGCGCACCATCATGGCGCATGCGGTGCACTGCACCGACGACGAACTGACCCGCATGGCCGAGACCGGCACGTCGATCGCGCATTGCCCTGTGTCACAGCAGTTCCTGGGTTCGGGAACGATGCCGTGGCGGCGTACCGTCGCAGCCGGCGTGACTGTCGCGGCGGGCACCGACGTGGGTGCCGGCGATGAATGGCTGATCCCGCAGGTGCTCGGCTGCGCGTTCAAGGTACACCTGTCCGAACCCGGTGACGACGCCGTCGCGCTACACCCGGCCGAACTCCTGTTCACCGGAACCCTATCCGGGGCAAGGGCTCTCGATGCCGAAGCACGTTTCGGCAACTTCGACACCGGCAAGGAGGCCGACTTCCTGGTGGTCGATCCCACCCGGTGGGAACCCCTGGAACGATTGCTGTCCAACGCTGTTCACGCAGACGATGATGAATCAGCCCGCGACCGGTTGCTGTTCGCCCTCCTGCTGGGCATGCGTGAACCCGCGATCACCGAGGTCTACGTCCGCGGCTCCCGCGTCGTCGAACCGGATCCCCTTCGCGCATAA
- a CDS encoding isopenicillin N synthase family dioxygenase encodes MTAIPVIDLAHARASESNRKSIAAQIDRANREVGFLTVINHGIETDLLSDVLSVTHAFFDLPEPAKNAYIGDPASSRGYIAPRARALAGTRGVMTPGDLVELFAMGMPHVPDEPYFDISNSGNNFHPNIWPAEIPGMERIWTAYYQRVAALAREIMSLFAEALDLEPDFFEDKIDKPISNLFANCYPPITTEPLPGQLRVGEHTDYGTLTLLYQPDEVGGLEVQVNGSWFPVPAIAGAYVVNIGDLMARWTNDRWISTLHRVQNPPEETRHLRRLSLPFFCQPNYDAVIETLPSCVSAGNPAHYPPITSGENVRGKTDTSFAVAAST; translated from the coding sequence ATGACAGCAATCCCCGTGATCGACCTCGCCCACGCCCGGGCGAGCGAATCGAACCGCAAATCCATCGCAGCGCAGATCGATCGGGCCAACCGCGAGGTCGGCTTCCTCACCGTGATCAACCACGGCATCGAAACGGACCTGCTCTCGGACGTCCTGTCCGTCACCCACGCGTTCTTCGACCTCCCCGAGCCGGCGAAGAACGCCTACATCGGTGACCCGGCGAGCAGCCGCGGCTACATCGCACCCAGGGCGCGGGCTTTGGCCGGCACCCGGGGCGTGATGACCCCCGGCGACCTCGTCGAACTGTTCGCCATGGGGATGCCACATGTTCCCGACGAACCATATTTCGATATATCCAATTCGGGCAACAACTTTCACCCGAACATCTGGCCGGCGGAGATTCCCGGGATGGAGCGGATCTGGACCGCGTACTATCAGCGGGTGGCCGCGCTGGCCCGCGAGATCATGTCCCTGTTCGCCGAGGCGCTCGATCTCGAGCCGGACTTCTTCGAGGACAAGATCGACAAACCGATCAGCAACCTCTTCGCGAACTGCTACCCACCGATCACCACCGAGCCGCTGCCCGGACAACTCCGGGTCGGCGAACACACCGACTACGGGACACTCACCCTATTGTACCAGCCCGACGAGGTCGGCGGACTCGAGGTTCAGGTGAACGGGTCCTGGTTCCCCGTCCCGGCCATCGCGGGTGCGTACGTGGTGAACATCGGAGATCTCATGGCGCGCTGGACGAATGATCGATGGATATCGACCCTGCACCGGGTTCAGAATCCACCCGAGGAGACCCGGCACCTGCGCAGACTGTCGCTGCCGTTCTTCTGCCAGCCCAACTACGACGCCGTCATCGAGACGTTGCCGTCGTGCGTCTCGGCCGGCAACCCCGCCCACTACCCGCCGATCACCTCCGGGGAGAACGTCCGGGGAAAGACCGATACCAGCTTCGCGGTCGCCGCGAGCACCTGA
- a CDS encoding alpha/beta hydrolase family protein — protein MPTHDCPPVPVPPSGGACRRRALRRAAACALTTTVIAALSYAPAIAVGGGPRAVADLLASGIVTDGTNRANQVGPRADGTVMVVTPGTDDGTLDERIRRTVGQRKTLIVAYPESLWPFVGGKSSPVPPLAATYDVSRSVAVHRNLAVMRRLAGTDTTVIYTGYSQGADALGNATEKAIAQGVDLSDARIVLVADTRSPWGIKAAADGIPGVPAVLRPFGITPDGARDPGRSAGADVTSTIIVGDPASNFQWRPDRPVESILVNGAGFLTIHTGWGAQTYGDLDALGTPSELRSVAGSTRYRVYDARHPLALLRQMVYSRTGMRYTTDDLTRWDAEGERFFATEAPSADNSAVPVTRVNAPVRSGPDKSQASTTGPGHTSGPGHTSGPGDGPAAKTTPRAAKVRGPRSVDPAAQFVRSITLTVEDLVREGRSRRAGR, from the coding sequence GTGCCGACCCATGATTGCCCGCCCGTGCCGGTCCCCCCGTCCGGCGGGGCCTGCCGTCGGCGCGCCCTTCGCCGGGCGGCGGCCTGCGCCCTGACGACGACTGTCATTGCGGCACTGTCCTATGCGCCGGCCATCGCGGTGGGTGGTGGCCCGCGGGCGGTCGCGGATCTGCTGGCGTCGGGTATCGTCACCGACGGCACGAACCGGGCCAATCAGGTGGGCCCGAGAGCCGACGGGACGGTGATGGTGGTGACGCCCGGAACCGACGACGGAACCCTCGACGAACGCATCAGGCGAACCGTGGGACAGCGCAAGACGCTGATCGTGGCCTACCCGGAGTCGTTGTGGCCGTTCGTGGGTGGCAAATCCTCACCCGTGCCGCCGTTGGCCGCCACCTACGACGTGTCCAGATCGGTGGCCGTTCACCGTAATCTCGCGGTGATGCGACGACTTGCCGGTACGGACACCACGGTGATCTATACCGGCTACTCGCAGGGTGCCGATGCCCTCGGCAACGCCACCGAGAAGGCGATTGCCCAAGGCGTCGATCTGAGCGACGCGCGGATCGTCCTGGTCGCCGACACCCGCAGCCCGTGGGGGATCAAGGCCGCGGCGGACGGGATTCCCGGCGTTCCGGCCGTACTCAGGCCGTTCGGCATCACCCCGGACGGGGCCCGTGATCCTGGGCGAAGTGCGGGCGCAGACGTCACCTCGACGATCATCGTCGGCGATCCGGCATCGAACTTCCAGTGGCGGCCGGATCGTCCGGTGGAGTCGATCCTGGTCAATGGCGCCGGCTTTCTGACCATTCACACCGGTTGGGGTGCACAGACATACGGGGATCTCGACGCGCTGGGCACTCCCTCCGAGCTGCGCAGCGTCGCCGGCAGTACCCGCTACCGGGTGTACGATGCCCGGCATCCGCTGGCGCTGCTCCGGCAGATGGTGTACAGCCGGACCGGAATGCGGTACACGACAGACGATCTCACGCGATGGGATGCGGAGGGGGAACGCTTCTTCGCCACCGAGGCCCCGTCGGCGGACAACTCGGCGGTGCCGGTGACGCGGGTGAACGCTCCGGTGCGGTCGGGCCCGGACAAGTCTCAGGCGAGCACAACCGGCCCGGGACATACGTCAGGCCCGGGGCATACGTCAGGCCCGGGAGACGGTCCGGCTGCCAAAACGACACCGCGGGCCGCGAAGGTTCGCGGCCCGCGGTCTGTCGATCCGGCGGCTCAGTTCGTGCGGTCGATCACCCTCACAGTGGAAGACCTTGTTCGAGAAGGTCGATCGCGTCGAGCAGGGCGGTGA